From one Pseudomonas fluorescens genomic stretch:
- a CDS encoding RHS repeat-associated core domain-containing protein — translation MAHTALDLNVGQDGKYEIFTNGKFNGEYIGPSIATTAIDGDFEIRKKYSRDGEQIPITIKNCNAYKVSITQLEVPVLQSLEHTQEKGKSTTTQKNASEGWASTTTLSLRGRLLNATDCLGNETHYSYDDYVRCTLADSPAASNSFIYSGDKLTQEVIEDKSTSTRLTVDYEYDKRDREVRRSFSCDGFPTIVLSRDYDVLGRVVQSELIKDGLPLRKETFNYNARGQLIGYGCEGEARPVTPWGKVLTEQYFAYDELGNMVTCATVTDEGTYTTAYRYGTIDRTQLESQTSEGDSSPPAVSYTYDKQGRLIKTLEGDQQSIYAYNRIGKLAKCSRQVLADGSVSDRDDFAYVYARSGELIAQTGDGSTDYIFCGQRRVGRRSSNSHMLLLNNSPSALLQRHARGNAEPHHSFELCDAQGSLVASFDLSSKELNTFAYTPFGYRPTDANDTHWLGFNGEALDTYNKGIYHLGEGYRMYDPRHQRFMAPDSESPFGMGGSNAYAYCLNDPVNFSDPTGHVPITYQSSKYLFLPSTLHPIYRAVVFGSIGIALAPFTGGASLGWTAAVVGLAIASAAFDIAAAATEKSNPELSAWLRGRG, via the coding sequence ATGGCACACACGGCGCTTGACCTGAATGTGGGACAGGACGGTAAATATGAAATTTTCACCAACGGCAAATTCAACGGCGAATATATCGGGCCGAGCATAGCTACTACAGCTATAGATGGTGATTTTGAAATTAGAAAAAAATATAGCCGTGACGGAGAGCAAATTCCGATAACAATCAAAAACTGCAATGCGTACAAAGTTTCTATCACTCAGCTTGAAGTGCCTGTTCTCCAATCTCTCGAACACACTCAAGAGAAGGGTAAAAGCACAACTACTCAGAAGAACGCTTCGGAGGGTTGGGCGTCCACTACTACTCTTTCGTTGCGTGGTCGTTTGCTTAATGCTACCGATTGCCTGGGTAACGAGACCCACTATAGTTATGACGATTATGTGCGCTGCACACTGGCGGATAGCCCTGCCGCGAGTAACAGTTTTATCTATTCCGGCGACAAGCTTACACAGGAAGTAATCGAAGATAAAAGCACAAGCACGCGATTGACCGTGGATTATGAGTATGATAAGCGCGATCGAGAAGTTCGGCGTTCGTTCAGTTGCGACGGGTTCCCCACAATCGTCCTGTCGCGTGATTACGATGTGCTCGGTCGGGTTGTTCAAAGTGAATTGATCAAGGATGGGCTGCCACTACGCAAGGAAACATTCAACTACAACGCCAGAGGGCAATTGATTGGTTATGGCTGCGAGGGTGAAGCGCGGCCAGTTACCCCTTGGGGCAAGGTACTGACCGAGCAATACTTTGCTTACGATGAATTGGGCAACATGGTGACGTGCGCAACCGTCACCGATGAAGGCACTTATACGACCGCCTATCGCTATGGAACTATCGACCGCACCCAGCTCGAGAGTCAGACCAGCGAAGGCGATAGTTCACCCCCCGCGGTCAGCTACACTTATGATAAACAGGGGCGCCTGATCAAGACGCTGGAGGGGGATCAGCAATCCATCTACGCCTATAACCGCATTGGCAAGCTGGCCAAGTGCAGTCGCCAGGTGCTTGCTGATGGCAGTGTTAGCGACCGTGATGATTTCGCCTATGTGTATGCTCGCAGTGGTGAGTTGATTGCACAGACGGGCGATGGCTCTACCGACTACATTTTCTGTGGACAGCGCAGGGTGGGGCGTCGTAGTAGCAACAGCCATATGCTGTTGTTGAACAATAGCCCGTCAGCTTTGCTGCAACGCCATGCCCGAGGTAACGCCGAGCCGCACCACAGTTTTGAACTCTGCGACGCTCAAGGCAGCCTGGTTGCATCCTTCGATTTGTCAAGCAAAGAATTGAACACCTTCGCCTACACACCATTTGGCTATCGCCCGACGGATGCCAACGACACTCACTGGCTGGGTTTTAATGGCGAAGCGCTGGACACCTACAACAAGGGTATCTACCACTTGGGTGAGGGTTATCGCATGTATGACCCGCGTCACCAGCGCTTTATGGCTCCTGACAGCGAGAGCCCATTCGGCATGGGCGGCTCGAATGCTTATGCGTATTGCCTGAACGATCCGGTCAACTTCAGTGACCCCACCGGGCACGTTCCGATTACTTACCAGTCCAGTAAATACCTCTTTTTGCCGTCTACCTTACATCCCATTTACAGGGCCGTAGTGTTTGGGAGTATCGGCATCGCCCTTGCGCCTTTTACAGGCGGTGCCTCGCTAGGTTGGACAGCGGCGGTTGTGGGGCTGGCTATCGCTTCTGCGGCGTTTGACATTGCTGCAGCGGCGACGGAGAAGAGTAATCCGGAATTGTCGGCGTGGTTGAGGGGGCGGGGATAG
- a CDS encoding DUF1214 domain-containing protein — MTTHPIDEQLLSGQTWHAFCDVLKRSGDQILRAEAPADAHTRAEGFRYLSRLMRIALEMHVEFADPDFPGFFSPSHETAKIGADNPDNLYQYARLNGHNSYRVSGQRGSVAYLSFGTQKGGYETDGTMTPTGAIDADHLEVNADGSFEIILSQQPTGGNWLRLEPESNALIVRQTFLDRKTEKPAQLRIERIGSGDKPGPLDPHQLHQGLQRAASFVENTARLFADWAQGYQAHSNQLPPANQALCQSVGGDPNIFYYHSHWALEDDEALLIEVETVPDCDFWNLQINNYWMESLDYRYHRICLNKHSAQYNDQGGVRLILSARDPGLPSWLETAGQRQGTLCLRWVGAIEHVHPTTRIVKTDSLKDFQ, encoded by the coding sequence ATGACAACACACCCCATCGACGAGCAACTGCTCAGCGGCCAGACCTGGCACGCCTTCTGCGACGTACTCAAGCGCAGCGGCGACCAGATCTTGCGCGCCGAGGCCCCCGCCGACGCGCACACCCGTGCCGAAGGCTTCCGCTACCTGAGTCGGTTGATGCGCATTGCCCTGGAAATGCACGTGGAGTTCGCCGACCCGGACTTCCCCGGGTTCTTTTCGCCCTCCCATGAAACCGCCAAGATCGGCGCAGACAACCCCGACAACCTCTACCAGTACGCCCGCCTCAACGGCCACAACAGCTACCGTGTCAGCGGCCAGCGCGGCAGCGTTGCCTACCTGAGTTTCGGCACCCAGAAAGGCGGCTACGAAACCGACGGCACCATGACCCCGACCGGTGCCATCGACGCCGATCACCTGGAAGTGAATGCCGACGGCAGCTTCGAGATTATCCTCAGCCAGCAACCCACTGGCGGCAACTGGCTGCGCCTGGAGCCCGAAAGCAATGCACTGATCGTGCGCCAGACCTTCCTCGATCGGAAAACCGAGAAGCCCGCGCAACTGCGTATCGAGCGCATCGGCAGTGGCGACAAGCCCGGCCCGCTCGACCCGCACCAGTTGCACCAGGGCCTGCAACGGGCCGCGAGTTTCGTGGAAAACACCGCCCGCCTGTTCGCCGACTGGGCCCAGGGTTATCAAGCCCACAGCAACCAGCTGCCGCCGGCTAACCAGGCCTTGTGCCAGTCGGTGGGTGGCGACCCGAACATTTTCTATTACCACTCGCACTGGGCCCTGGAAGACGACGAAGCGCTGCTGATCGAGGTTGAAACGGTGCCTGACTGCGACTTCTGGAACCTGCAGATCAACAACTACTGGATGGAGTCGCTGGACTACCGCTACCACCGGATTTGCCTGAACAAGCACTCGGCTCAATACAACGACCAGGGCGGCGTGCGCCTGATCCTCAGCGCCCGTGACCCGGGCCTGCCGAGCTGGCTGGAAACCGCCGGCCAGCGCCAGGGCACCCTGTGCCTGCGCTGGGTTGGCGCCATTGAACACGTTCACCCCACCACGCGCATCGTCAAAACTGACAGCCTCAAGGACTTCCAATGA
- a CDS encoding MFS transporter, whose amino-acid sequence MTATDPARPLQLSRSDHKTLSLAALGGALEIYDFIIFVFFALTLSQLFFPPQMPEWLRLLQSFGIFVTGYLARPLGGILMAHFADHLGRKRVFSLSILMMALPCLLIGVMPTYADIGYAAPLILLALRILQGAAVGGEVPSAWTFVAEHAPPGRRGYALGFLQAGLTFGYLLGALTATALAQLFSPQEILDYAWRYPFLLGGVFGVIGVWLRRWLSETPVFLALRERRDQPPAFPLRTVLREHRRALIPAALLTCVLTSAVVVLVVITPTVMQQRFGMSAGHTFALSSMGIVFLNIGCVLAGLLVDRIGAWRALMIYSLLLPLGIAGLYASLVGGWGWTGAAYALAGLACGVVGVVPSVMVGLFPAQIRVSGISFTYNIAYALWASTTPLLLIALMPWSPWVCVAFCLIMGVVGLLTAMYFGAREAAAFDDQAVRC is encoded by the coding sequence ATGACTGCCACTGACCCTGCGCGCCCGCTGCAGCTGTCGCGCAGCGACCATAAGACCCTGAGCCTGGCGGCCCTCGGCGGGGCGCTGGAGATCTACGATTTCATCATTTTCGTGTTCTTCGCCCTGACCCTGAGCCAGTTGTTCTTCCCGCCGCAGATGCCCGAGTGGCTGCGCCTGCTGCAAAGCTTCGGCATCTTCGTCACCGGTTACCTGGCGCGGCCGCTGGGCGGCATCCTGATGGCCCATTTTGCCGACCATCTGGGGCGTAAACGGGTGTTCAGCCTGAGTATCCTGATGATGGCCTTGCCGTGCCTGCTAATCGGGGTGATGCCTACCTACGCCGATATTGGCTATGCGGCGCCGCTGATTCTTTTGGCCTTGCGCATCCTTCAGGGCGCAGCGGTAGGGGGCGAGGTGCCGAGCGCCTGGACCTTCGTCGCCGAGCACGCGCCGCCGGGGCGTCGCGGGTACGCCCTGGGCTTTCTGCAGGCGGGCCTGACCTTCGGTTACCTGCTCGGTGCCCTGACCGCCACAGCACTGGCGCAGCTGTTCAGCCCGCAGGAAATCCTCGATTACGCCTGGCGCTACCCGTTTCTGCTCGGCGGCGTATTTGGCGTGATCGGTGTGTGGCTGCGCCGTTGGCTGAGTGAGACGCCAGTGTTCCTGGCCTTGCGCGAGCGCCGTGACCAGCCGCCGGCCTTCCCCTTGCGTACGGTTTTGCGTGAGCATCGCCGCGCGTTGATTCCTGCCGCATTGCTCACCTGCGTGCTGACGTCGGCGGTGGTGGTGCTGGTGGTGATCACTCCGACGGTGATGCAGCAACGCTTTGGCATGAGCGCCGGACACACCTTCGCCTTGAGCAGCATGGGTATCGTCTTCCTCAACATCGGCTGTGTGCTGGCAGGTTTGCTGGTCGACCGTATTGGCGCCTGGCGGGCGCTGATGATCTACAGCCTGTTGCTGCCACTGGGCATCGCCGGTTTGTACGCCAGCCTGGTGGGCGGCTGGGGCTGGACCGGTGCGGCCTATGCGCTGGCCGGCCTGGCTTGTGGCGTGGTGGGGGTGGTGCCATCGGTGATGGTCGGGTTGTTCCCGGCGCAAATTCGCGTGTCGGGCATCTCTTTTACCTACAACATTGCCTACGCCTTATGGGCCAGCACCACGCCGCTGCTGCTGATCGCCCTGATGCCCTGGAGCCCGTGGGTATGCGTGGCTTTCTGCCTGATCATGGGGGTGGTTGGGTTGCTGACGGCGATGTACTTCGGTGCGCGCGAGGCGGCGGCCTTCGACGACCAGGCGGTACGCTGCTGA
- a CDS encoding DHH family phosphoesterase, whose protein sequence is MTEYFAFNGDADGLCALQQLRLAQGSAGELVTGVKRDIGLVQRVRASRGDRVTVLDVAHDQNREAVARLLHGGASVRYFDHHFAGELPSHPGFESYINTAANVCTSSLVNDYLGGRHHRWAIVAAFGDGLAELGQALCEQYGVLPEQIEPLEQLGLYLNYNAYGESLGDLHFDPAALAEALKPFADPLDFIAGSAAFATLQRGYQADMAKAARLSAWREVTGAVLYRLPDAPWARRVMGVLVNQLRSQHPDQALALLGSNSDGGFTVSVRTSAQHPLAADGFCRRFASGGGRARAAGINHLPASEVTAFAEAFEEAFGWA, encoded by the coding sequence ATGACTGAATACTTTGCCTTCAATGGCGATGCCGATGGTTTGTGCGCCTTGCAACAGCTGCGCCTGGCGCAAGGCTCGGCTGGCGAGCTGGTGACCGGCGTCAAGCGCGATATCGGCCTGGTGCAGCGCGTGCGGGCCAGCCGTGGCGACCGCGTCACCGTGCTGGACGTCGCCCACGACCAGAACCGTGAGGCCGTCGCCCGCCTGCTGCACGGCGGCGCAAGCGTTCGCTACTTCGATCACCATTTTGCCGGGGAGCTGCCCAGCCATCCGGGCTTCGAGTCGTACATCAACACCGCCGCGAACGTCTGTACCAGCTCGCTGGTCAATGATTACCTCGGCGGTCGCCATCATCGCTGGGCGATTGTTGCGGCCTTCGGCGATGGGTTGGCGGAGCTCGGTCAGGCGCTGTGCGAACAATACGGCGTGCTGCCAGAGCAGATCGAGCCGCTCGAACAGCTGGGCCTTTACCTCAACTACAACGCCTATGGCGAAAGCCTCGGCGACCTGCACTTCGACCCCGCAGCGCTGGCCGAGGCATTGAAGCCCTTCGCCGACCCACTGGACTTCATTGCCGGCAGCGCAGCTTTTGCCACGCTGCAGCGTGGTTATCAAGCAGACATGGCCAAAGCGGCGCGCCTCAGTGCCTGGCGCGAGGTGACCGGCGCGGTGCTGTATCGCCTGCCCGACGCACCTTGGGCGCGACGCGTGATGGGTGTGCTGGTCAACCAATTGCGAAGCCAGCACCCGGACCAGGCACTGGCGTTGCTCGGCAGCAACAGTGACGGTGGTTTCACCGTCAGCGTGCGCACCTCGGCGCAGCACCCGCTGGCGGCAGATGGATTCTGTCGGCGCTTCGCCAGCGGTGGTGGTCGCGCGCGGGCGGCGGGCATCAACCACCTGCCTGCAAGCGAGGTGACAGCCTTTGCCGAAGCGTTCGAGGAGGCATTTGGCTGGGCCTAG
- a CDS encoding sulfotransferase family protein, producing the protein MTLLNLDNLLAEASARAAGLSDFGPGNYREALQVMIDALHAEADLSEQGLALMREKLVGQLVNRLVIEDYCRRYPEIEQQALDDPLVIVGLPRTGTTLMQRTLAVDPQFHSATWWETRYPAPLPGESVEQPSQRTARAYAEVAAMLEYMPQILSIHPLDAMPADEEFMLMEHSFMCAMDSYANVPSYTAWLDRQDQSEVYAYLKKMLQFLQWQQQRRGLPSGRRWLLKSPQHLHTLELLFKTFPRAQVILTHREPGKTIPSIASFVHTLWQMYSEAPDPRQVGAQWNERMARAIGHSMAVRERQPTERFLDVQFEDTLADPLGVIERIYAFAGLPLSNEVRIAMSDWLARNGREKRAAHAYNLEQFGLSEHQLKQDYAAYRARHLTAQNRT; encoded by the coding sequence ATGACCCTCTTGAACCTGGACAACCTGCTGGCCGAAGCCAGCGCCCGTGCCGCAGGCTTGAGCGATTTTGGCCCCGGCAACTACCGCGAGGCGTTGCAGGTGATGATCGACGCGCTGCACGCCGAAGCCGACTTGTCCGAGCAGGGCCTGGCGCTGATGCGTGAAAAGCTGGTCGGCCAGTTGGTCAATCGCCTGGTGATCGAAGACTACTGTCGTCGCTACCCGGAGATCGAACAGCAAGCACTCGACGATCCTCTGGTCATCGTCGGCCTGCCCCGCACCGGCACCACCCTGATGCAACGCACCCTCGCCGTGGACCCACAGTTCCACTCGGCCACCTGGTGGGAAACCCGCTACCCCGCGCCGCTGCCGGGCGAGTCGGTCGAGCAGCCAAGCCAGCGCACCGCCCGGGCCTACGCCGAAGTCGCGGCGATGCTGGAGTACATGCCGCAGATCCTGTCCATTCACCCGCTCGATGCGATGCCGGCCGACGAAGAGTTCATGCTCATGGAGCACTCCTTCATGTGCGCCATGGATTCCTACGCCAATGTGCCCTCCTACACCGCCTGGCTGGACCGCCAGGATCAGAGCGAGGTGTACGCCTACCTGAAGAAAATGCTCCAGTTCCTTCAGTGGCAACAGCAACGGCGCGGGCTGCCGAGCGGACGGCGCTGGCTGCTCAAAAGCCCGCAGCACCTGCACACTCTGGAACTGCTGTTCAAGACCTTCCCGCGTGCACAGGTCATCCTCACCCACCGCGAGCCCGGCAAGACCATCCCGTCAATTGCCAGCTTCGTCCATACCCTGTGGCAGATGTACAGCGAGGCGCCGGACCCGCGCCAGGTCGGCGCTCAGTGGAACGAGCGCATGGCTCGCGCTATCGGCCATAGCATGGCGGTGCGCGAACGACAGCCGACCGAACGCTTCCTCGACGTGCAGTTCGAGGACACCCTGGCCGACCCGCTCGGGGTGATCGAAAGGATCTACGCCTTCGCAGGTCTGCCATTGAGCAATGAAGTGCGCATCGCGATGAGCGATTGGCTGGCACGGAACGGCCGGGAAAAGCGCGCCGCACATGCTTACAACCTGGAGCAGTTCGGCCTCAGCGAACATCAGTTGAAGCAGGACTACGCGGCCTACCGTGCCCGCCACCTCACTGCGCAAAACCGGACCTGA
- a CDS encoding efflux RND transporter periplasmic adaptor subunit, which translates to MKRSSNTRRLLLCGLGLLSLGALLAWKTLPAGGDPLSTVTVSRGDIESSVTALGTLQPRRYVDVGAQASGQIRKLHAEVGDQVKEGQLLVEIDPSTQQARLDAGRFSIENLKAQLDEQKAQYQLADQQYRRQRSLAAGGATREEDVQSAQAQLKVTQARIDMYRAQIRQAQASLRSDEAELGYTRIYAPMSGTVVAVDAREGQTLNAQQQTPLILRIAKLSPMTVWAQVSEADIGHVKPGMTAYFTTLAGGKRRWTSSVRQILPVPPKPLDQASQGGGSPASASGSGASSKVVLYTVLLDVDNPDNALMAEMTTQVFFVAGRASKVLTVPVAALDEHADSDDLRIAQVLDSNGKVNQRQVRTGLNDRLRVQVLDGLAEGDRLLIGVPAASGG; encoded by the coding sequence ATGAAACGCTCATCGAATACTCGTCGCCTGCTGCTATGCGGCCTCGGCCTGCTCAGCCTGGGCGCCCTGCTCGCCTGGAAAACCCTGCCCGCTGGTGGCGACCCGCTGAGCACCGTAACCGTGAGCCGCGGTGACATCGAAAGCAGCGTCACCGCCCTGGGCACCTTGCAGCCCAGACGTTATGTGGACGTCGGCGCCCAGGCTTCCGGGCAGATCCGAAAACTGCATGCCGAGGTGGGGGATCAGGTCAAGGAAGGCCAATTGCTGGTTGAGATCGACCCGTCGACGCAACAAGCCAGGCTCGACGCCGGACGGTTCTCGATCGAGAACCTCAAGGCCCAGCTCGACGAGCAGAAAGCCCAGTACCAACTTGCCGACCAGCAGTACCGACGGCAACGTAGCCTTGCCGCCGGTGGCGCAACGCGCGAGGAGGACGTGCAAAGTGCCCAGGCCCAGCTCAAGGTCACTCAGGCACGGATCGACATGTATCGGGCGCAAATCCGCCAGGCACAGGCCAGCCTGCGCAGTGACGAGGCCGAACTGGGTTACACCCGCATCTATGCGCCGATGTCCGGTACCGTGGTTGCGGTCGACGCGCGTGAAGGCCAGACCCTCAATGCCCAGCAGCAAACCCCGCTGATCCTGCGCATCGCCAAATTGTCGCCGATGACCGTCTGGGCCCAGGTATCTGAAGCCGACATAGGCCACGTCAAGCCCGGCATGACGGCCTACTTCACCACCCTGGCCGGCGGCAAGCGGCGCTGGACCAGCAGTGTGCGGCAAATTCTGCCGGTGCCGCCCAAACCTCTCGATCAAGCCAGCCAGGGCGGCGGCAGTCCAGCCAGTGCCAGCGGCAGTGGCGCCAGCAGCAAAGTGGTGCTGTACACCGTGCTGCTGGATGTCGACAACCCGGACAACGCCCTGATGGCGGAGATGACCACCCAGGTGTTCTTTGTCGCCGGGCGCGCCAGCAAGGTGCTGACGGTGCCGGTGGCGGCACTGGATGAACACGCCGATAGCGATGACCTGCGCATCGCCCAGGTGCTGGACAGCAATGGCAAGGTCAATCAACGCCAGGTCCGTACCGGCCTGAATGACCGCCTGCGGGTGCAGGTGCTCGACGGCCTGGCCGAGGGCGATCGCCTGTTGATCGGCGTACCTGCCGCAAGCGGGGGTTGA
- the cysD gene encoding sulfate adenylyltransferase subunit CysD: protein MRRSEMLTHLQWLEAQSIHIMREVVAECENPVMLYSVGKDSAVMLHLAMKAFYPAKPPFTLLHVDTTWKFREMISFCDQTVERLGLDLKVHINPEGLERNINPFTHGSAVHTDIWKTQGLKQALDLYGFDAAFGGARRDEEKSRTKERIFSIRSEQHRWDPKMQRPELWRLYNTRKRKGESLRVFPISNWTELDIWEYIHQNDIPIVPLYLAKERPVVESDGTLIMVDDERMQLRPGEVPQMRQVRFRTLGCYPLTGAIESSACNLPQIIEEMQLSKTSERQGRLIDSDSTGSMEKKKQEGYF from the coding sequence TTGAGGAGATCGGAGATGTTGACTCATTTGCAATGGCTGGAGGCGCAGAGCATCCACATCATGCGCGAGGTGGTGGCCGAGTGCGAAAACCCGGTGATGCTGTACTCGGTCGGCAAGGACAGTGCGGTCATGCTGCACCTGGCGATGAAGGCGTTCTACCCGGCCAAGCCACCCTTTACCCTGCTGCACGTGGACACCACCTGGAAGTTTCGCGAGATGATCAGCTTCTGCGATCAGACCGTCGAACGCCTGGGCCTGGACCTGAAGGTGCACATCAACCCCGAGGGGCTGGAACGCAATATCAACCCCTTCACCCACGGCTCGGCGGTGCACACCGATATCTGGAAGACCCAGGGCCTCAAGCAGGCGCTGGACCTGTACGGCTTCGACGCGGCCTTTGGCGGCGCACGCCGTGACGAGGAAAAATCCCGGACCAAGGAGCGGATTTTCTCGATCCGCTCCGAACAGCACCGCTGGGACCCGAAGATGCAGCGCCCGGAACTGTGGCGGCTGTACAACACGCGCAAGCGCAAGGGCGAGAGCCTGCGGGTGTTCCCGATCTCGAACTGGACCGAGCTGGATATCTGGGAATACATCCACCAGAACGACATCCCCATCGTGCCGTTGTACCTCGCCAAGGAGCGCCCAGTGGTGGAGAGTGATGGCACCCTGATCATGGTCGATGACGAGCGCATGCAACTGCGCCCGGGAGAAGTGCCGCAAATGCGCCAGGTGCGTTTTCGCACGCTCGGCTGCTACCCGCTCACCGGCGCCATCGAGAGCTCGGCCTGCAATTTGCCGCAGATCATCGAAGAAATGCAGCTGAGCAAGACCTCGGAACGGCAAGGGCGGCTGATCGACAGCGATTCGACCGGTTCCATGGAAAAGAAAAAGCAAGAGGGGTACTTCTGA
- a CDS encoding sigma-70 family RNA polymerase sigma factor, with translation METYYRELVSFLCARLGNRQAAEDVAHDAYIRVLERTAGDDIEHPRAFLYRTALNLVIDGHRRGLLRQAEPLEVLDSDERFFSPAPSQSMDLNQRLDLMQRALAELSPRCRECFLLRKLDGLSHPQIAERLGISRSLVEKHIVNAMKHCRVRMREWESQ, from the coding sequence TTGGAAACCTACTATCGCGAACTGGTGAGCTTTCTCTGTGCCCGCCTGGGTAACCGGCAGGCCGCGGAGGACGTCGCCCACGATGCCTACATCCGGGTGCTGGAGCGCACTGCTGGCGATGACATCGAGCACCCGCGTGCCTTCCTTTACCGAACTGCCCTGAACCTGGTGATCGATGGCCATCGGCGAGGTCTGCTGCGCCAGGCCGAGCCGCTTGAGGTGCTGGATAGCGACGAGCGTTTCTTCTCCCCAGCGCCTTCCCAGAGCATGGACCTGAACCAGCGCCTGGACTTGATGCAGCGCGCCCTGGCCGAGCTCAGCCCACGTTGCCGCGAGTGTTTTCTGCTGCGCAAGCTCGATGGCCTGTCGCACCCGCAGATCGCCGAGCGTTTGGGTATTTCGCGCAGCCTGGTCGAAAAACACATTGTCAACGCGATGAAACACTGCCGCGTGCGAATGCGCGAGTGGGAGTCGCAGTAA
- a CDS encoding type II TA system antitoxin MqsA family protein → MKCPACGAAELVSASRDLPYTYKGETTRVSDVTGDFCPACEEMVLSDLESRRVSAAMLAFNRQVNAAVVDPQFIAAVRKKLALDQREAAEIFGGGVNAFSRYENGKTKPPLALVKLLKLLDRHPELFEEVRMA, encoded by the coding sequence ATGAAATGTCCAGCCTGTGGCGCGGCCGAGCTGGTCAGTGCCAGTCGTGATTTACCGTACACCTACAAAGGTGAGACAACACGGGTGAGTGACGTGACTGGAGATTTTTGCCCGGCCTGTGAAGAAATGGTGCTCAGTGATCTGGAGTCCCGGCGGGTCAGTGCGGCGATGCTCGCGTTCAATCGACAGGTCAATGCGGCGGTGGTCGATCCACAGTTCATTGCCGCCGTACGCAAGAAGCTGGCGCTTGATCAGCGTGAGGCGGCGGAAATATTTGGCGGCGGAGTCAATGCATTTTCCCGCTACGAAAATGGCAAGACCAAGCCACCCTTGGCCCTGGTCAAATTGCTCAAGCTTCTTGATCGCCACCCTGAGTTGTTCGAAGAAGTCAGAATGGCCTGA
- a CDS encoding SRPBCC domain-containing protein, whose product MPQNTLVTSVTVDIAAPAALVWEVLIDLERYPQWNPFTVKVESSLRLGEAVNLFLPDPTRPGELVHVVEQLVAFDRPSRLAWEMYATADNPDAARRDQYIEATGEASCRYHTTDLFLGPTAQTVMENHGPWVKQGFDAIAHSLKARAEALYRESL is encoded by the coding sequence ATGCCCCAGAACACCCTCGTAACGTCAGTAACCGTGGATATCGCCGCACCGGCAGCGCTGGTGTGGGAAGTGCTGATCGACCTCGAACGCTATCCGCAATGGAACCCGTTCACCGTCAAGGTCGAGTCGAGCCTGCGCCTGGGCGAGGCGGTGAATCTGTTTTTGCCAGACCCGACCCGCCCGGGCGAGTTGGTGCATGTGGTTGAGCAATTGGTCGCGTTCGACCGGCCTTCACGGCTGGCCTGGGAGATGTACGCCACGGCCGACAACCCGGATGCAGCGCGCCGCGACCAGTACATCGAAGCGACCGGCGAAGCAAGTTGCCGCTACCACACCACCGACCTGTTCCTGGGCCCGACCGCGCAAACGGTGATGGAAAACCACGGCCCGTGGGTCAAGCAGGGCTTCGATGCCATCGCCCACAGCCTCAAGGCCAGGGCCGAGGCGTTGTATCGGGAAAGCCTGTAA
- a CDS encoding DUF3077 domain-containing protein, which translates to MKKHVPDPPSLHLVETAETPINSCSEHPPLFNVRAGVSVEDALVHASLYLKCASVTIPQAVQYTREPGCGFAWSTQHSVEMAKALIDAVLDGIEQRHVRN; encoded by the coding sequence ATGAAAAAGCACGTCCCCGATCCCCCCAGCCTGCACCTCGTCGAAACCGCCGAGACCCCCATCAACAGCTGCTCTGAGCATCCCCCTTTGTTCAACGTCCGCGCCGGTGTCAGCGTCGAAGACGCCCTGGTGCACGCATCGCTCTACCTCAAATGCGCCAGCGTCACCATTCCTCAGGCAGTTCAATACACCCGCGAGCCCGGCTGCGGTTTTGCCTGGTCGACCCAGCATTCGGTGGAGATGGCCAAAGCACTGATCGATGCGGTGCTCGATGGCATCGAGCAGCGGCACGTGCGCAACTGA